A window of Desulfobaculum bizertense DSM 18034 genomic DNA:
AAGAATGCAGCGGCAGCCTGCATGGCCTGCATGTTAAGCGGACCAGTCTTCCAGACAAAGGCGCGGCGCTGCGGCAGGAGAAACGCGTTTTCGAGCCACAGGGTATACGCATAGGTCTTTGACAGTGCAGAATAGCGGGAATGGAAGGCGTCGGGGACAATGCGCGCGGAGATGCAGGCTATGTCGTCCGGAAGCAGGGCATTGAGTGCCCGGCGAAAGGTTATCTGGGTCTTGCTGTCTGGAATATCGACGTGCACGACCTGCTCAAGGGCATGCACGCCAGCGTCTGTACGTCCAGAGCCATGTGCCCGCACTGTTTCTCCACAGAGGCGGGCCAAGACCTTTTCCAGCTCTCCCTGAATGGTAGGCTGATCGCTGCGGCCAGCCTGAATTTGCCAGCCGCAGTATGCTGTGCCGTCATAGGCGAGGGTAAGCTGAAGTCGTTTCATCTTTTATTCAAATGGAACCTGGAGGCGAGTCAGCTTTTCGGCCAAGCGGGCGGCTTTCTGAGCTTCGACGAATGTCAAAATCTCGCCAGCCTGACGGCCACGCATGCCTGACAGAATATTGACTGCCTGTTCTTCGTTCATGGTTTGCAGCACCTGAGCGGCCTGCTTTGCTTTCATGTTGGAGAACACTTCAACAAGATGTCGTTCTTTCTTAGACTTCACAGCCTTGGCGTCTTTGAGCATCTGCTGAAGCTGCTGGCGAGTCTTTTGAAGCTCGGCCATATCGCGGGAAATCTTTCGCTCCAGCTTTTTCAGCTCTCGCTCACGGCGATTCAGCTCTTCCTGCTTGTCCATGAGGGCTTCGCGCCCAAGAGGCGTTGTGTTCTCCACCTTTTTCTTTTGCGCGGCAGGGGCAGGAACTGCGGCAGGCTCTTGAGCCGGAGTCTTCTCGGCCTGAGCATGCGCAACAGAAGGCCCATCAACAGCCAGTTGTGCCAGCGTCTGAGTGGCCTTGGGTGCCATATCTGTATGCACAGGTCCAGTGAGAACCGCCTGCCAGCCTAAAAAAGCCAGCAAACAGATTTTCAGGCAGGCAAGCGCCATGATGCCTTTGAGTATTTTACAAAGTCCCAGACGTGTAGCGAATCGTGGCCATTTCATCAGATTCCCTCTGTTCTCGCATATTTTCTTCGTGCAGGAAGGTCTTTTTTTGCGTTTCGCGAAGACGTTCCAGCAACTTCTTTTCTTTTGCCTTTCCAATAAGGTCCTGACGACAGCGGTTAACCCGCTTTGCGCACTGGAACAGCTCTCGGTCAGCCAGATAGATATCCTGTTCCAGCCGACGCTTGTAGTTCCTCCAGAGCCACAGCTCACCAGAGGCGACCTGTGCCTTGCCATCAAGAGACGCCAAGTGCGCGGACAGCGTGTCTCGCAGCTCGTCAAGCTGCCTTGATTTCTGCCTGTGCGCAGCCAGCGCTTTTGCCAGCTCCATCTTGGCCTGCTCTTCGAGCTGAAGCCTGTAGTCCAGAACCCGCTGAAGCTTAAAGCGGAATTTTCCCGGCATGGCTTCCTCCAGAATCTGTCAAAGCTTCGACAGACTTTTTCACGATAGCAGAAAAGTAGCAATAAGCGGGCCGAAAATCCCCAGGTGAGGTTTAGGTTTTGCAAAGCAGGGCAAAACTGCTAGAGAAAGAAGTGTTGCCGGACTGGTGTATCGCACGAGTTACACCCCAAAAAAAGAAATACGGTATTTTTTGGAAAACCGGCAATTTTGCGAGAGGAGTATAGGGTCCATGCATGATTTGCGACAAACCCTCGGGGCCTTACTAAAAAAACACGACCCGGACGGAATGCAGCGCCGATTTCGAAAGCTTTGGCGCAACTGGTCGCGCATTGTCGACGAAGACATTGCGCTCACTGCCCGTCCCATAGGTCACCGGAAACGCATTCTGATTCTTGGAGTCGATGACTCCATGGCCATGCAGAATGTGACCTACTCCTGTCCGCTTATTCTCTATCAAGTCAACGAGTATCTTGGTCAACCTGTTTTTGACAAGGTGATTGCCGAATTGATAAGAGATCGCAAGACCTTAGACACAATTGAGAATAAGGTCGCACCTGCGCCGCGCATCAAGCCTGTCCGGCCTCAGACGCTGGGGAGCAAGCGCCCCAACTTTGAGCCGGGGTCGGCCATAGCCCAGTGCTACGACGCATATGTGAACGTCTTCAAAACTGAAAACGATTCATCCTGTGGCGCCAGCTCTATGACGCAAGGGTATCATTACAAGGAGGATTCAAAATGAGCGAAGAATTGAATATTCAGCTGAAGAAACCACTTGAAAAGATGACCGTGAAGGAACTTCGTGAGCTTGCAATTAACGAGCTTCCTCAGATCACCGGAGCCTCTGGAATGGAAAAAGAGACTCTGCTTGGAACAATCAAAGACATGATGGGCCTCTCCGAAAGCGAACACGCTAATCCGTATAAGCCACAAATTCGCCAGCTTAAGGCACAGATCCAGGAGCTGCGAGAACAAAAGCTGAGTGTTTCTCCACACGAAGCAAAGACAATCCGTCGTAAAATCAATCGCTTAAAGAAAAACACCCGTAAACTGTCTCATTCTGCATAGAAAAAAATTTCAAAAAGTTTTCTATGAGACTTGACAAGAAAGCGGGAAAACCATAAATCCACATTTCCGCGTTGGCGAGTCGTCTAATTGGCAGGACACTGGATTCTGGTCCCAGCAATCAAGGTTCAATCCCTTGCTCGCCAGCCAATTGACTCAACGACATTTACGATGTCCCCATCGTCTAGCCCGGCCCAGGACACCTGCCTTTCACGCAGGCGACGGGGGTTCAAATCCCCCTGGGGACGCCATAAGAAAATACGCCCTTACGACTCTGTCGTAAGGGCTTTTTTCGTTGCTTTTTTTACCTGCTTTCGCGCTACGAAGACCGAGGCAAACGCTTTCCACAGCTCGGGGAGCAGGAATCACATTCCTCTACATCCGAGGCACAGCTCAAAAACGCTTTTCGATCAAGGCTCTCGCACTGACAGCACTGCTGAAGTGATGCCTTGAGCATTGCCCGGCCACGCTGAACCCGCGACTTTGCCCCAGAAAGAGAAAGGCCAGCCTGTTCCGCAAAAGCTTTCTGGGAGCGGCCTTCGACATCACACGCGACAACCGCTTCCCGATACTTTTCAGGCAAATGCTCCAAAAGCGACTGGAGACAATGCGAAATATCCTGAAGCGCCAGCACTGAATCAGAACCAGATTCCTTTGCGACAAACTCACGTGGTCGTTCGGCGACTTTCTCCCGTCCCCGGTAATAATCAATGATTGTGTTTCGTGTGATTTGATACATCCAGCTTTTCAGCCCCTTGCCGTCCCGCACGGAGCCTAAATTCTTATGAATCTTTATGAACACATCGTGCAAAATGTCCTCAGCAAGGGCATCATCCCTCACGTGTCTTTTGATAAAAATCAGAAGACGCTCCCGAAACTCCTCCCAGACATCCTCTGTTTGAACTGAGGGGAAAATATTCTTCCTCTTTTGCATATCAGGTTCCCTTCTCACGTCTATGAGCAGCAGCCATCTGAACACGCACTCGAAACACAGTTACACGCCCCATGCTCCGTGCACTCCTGCATAGGATTCTTTTTATACTCAGCAAGACGCTCTCGTCGAAGAGCATGGAGATCAGGCCTGTCTGCCACAATCTCCATACCATTCTCAGCAGTGGTGGCGCAGGCATACCTCTGCTGACCATTAATTTCGACAACACAAGCCTTGCAACACCCTTTTTTCCTCTTGGCCCTGTAACAGGGGGCCAACAAGGAAAGCCCTCCCTGCTTCGCAACCTCCACAATATTTAATGAAGAATCAATAAACTCAAATCGCTTTCCATCAATCATAACATACATTTCTTTTTCCTCCTCTTTGGTCCTCCACGACAGTAGAGAACAGAGACGTTTCTCCCTCTAAGACGAAAAAAAAGAAAAAAAGACGCAAGATCCCCCAAAAAACATAACCCTCCCTATCCCACACATCTTCCTCCCTCAAATCCTCCCCCGATGCAGGGTGCAGGGGGATGCAATCCCCTTGCCCACCGGAGGTAAAAAAGGCCCAGCCAAACGCACGGGAACGCATAACACACATCCATCTTATCCCACCCACCCCCCCAGTAGACACACACCTCTTCCCACAACCCCAAATTCTCCCCCCGACGCAGGGTGCAGGGGGATGCAATCCCCTTGCCCACCGGAGGTAAAAAAGCCCAGCCAAACGCACGGGGACGCATAACACACATCCATATATCTTATCCCCCCCACCACCCCAGGGGACACACGTCACATCACACTCAACATCACACATACCTCTCTTCCTCCCCTCCGCCCTCAAAATCAGACATCTTATCCCGCCCACCGCCCCAGAAAACACACATCTTGACCCGCCCAGCACCCCACAAAAAAAGAGACAACACAGATCACTCTGCATTGCCTCTTTTCTTTACTGCTGCGCTTTTTCTAAAGGTGTTGGAGCTTCCTCAGAATGGAGCACGACAGGATGGTGAACAAGAAATACCCGCCCGCACGATGCGGAGTGCAGGGGGGAGTGCAATCCCCTTGCTCACCGGAGGTAAAAAATCACAGCCCAAACGCACTAAAGGCGCGTAGACCTGACTAGCTTGTTACAAAAAACTTCTGACCAGAAATGTTTTTGGTGA
This region includes:
- the truA gene encoding tRNA pseudouridine(38-40) synthase TruA translates to MKRLQLTLAYDGTAYCGWQIQAGRSDQPTIQGELEKVLARLCGETVRAHGSGRTDAGVHALEQVVHVDIPDSKTQITFRRALNALLPDDIACISARIVPDAFHSRYSALSKTYAYTLWLENAFLLPQRRAFVWKTGPLNMQAMQAAAAFFCGEHDFCSFQNVGTPVKSTVRNLTALRFDPGQTAHECVVRLSANGFLKQQVRNMLGLLVAIGRGQYEPEVVERALAAQDRRAIAYQTAPAQGLCLEHVEYPALDTL
- a CDS encoding MotE family protein, encoding MKWPRFATRLGLCKILKGIMALACLKICLLAFLGWQAVLTGPVHTDMAPKATQTLAQLAVDGPSVAHAQAEKTPAQEPAAVPAPAAQKKKVENTTPLGREALMDKQEELNRRERELKKLERKISRDMAELQKTRQQLQQMLKDAKAVKSKKERHLVEVFSNMKAKQAAQVLQTMNEEQAVNILSGMRGRQAGEILTFVEAQKAARLAEKLTRLQVPFE
- the fliJ gene encoding flagellar export protein FliJ, with protein sequence MPGKFRFKLQRVLDYRLQLEEQAKMELAKALAAHRQKSRQLDELRDTLSAHLASLDGKAQVASGELWLWRNYKRRLEQDIYLADRELFQCAKRVNRCRQDLIGKAKEKKLLERLRETQKKTFLHEENMREQRESDEMATIRYTSGTL
- a CDS encoding DUF721 domain-containing protein, which produces MHDLRQTLGALLKKHDPDGMQRRFRKLWRNWSRIVDEDIALTARPIGHRKRILILGVDDSMAMQNVTYSCPLILYQVNEYLGQPVFDKVIAELIRDRKTLDTIENKVAPAPRIKPVRPQTLGSKRPNFEPGSAIAQCYDAYVNVFKTENDSSCGASSMTQGYHYKEDSK
- the sigZ gene encoding RNA polymerase sigma factor SigZ, translating into MQKRKNIFPSVQTEDVWEEFRERLLIFIKRHVRDDALAEDILHDVFIKIHKNLGSVRDGKGLKSWMYQITRNTIIDYYRGREKVAERPREFVAKESGSDSVLALQDISHCLQSLLEHLPEKYREAVVACDVEGRSQKAFAEQAGLSLSGAKSRVQRGRAMLKASLQQCCQCESLDRKAFLSCASDVEECDSCSPSCGKRLPRSS
- a CDS encoding 2Fe-2S iron-sulfur cluster-binding protein yields the protein MYVMIDGKRFEFIDSSLNIVEVAKQGGLSLLAPCYRAKRKKGCCKACVVEINGQQRYACATTAENGMEIVADRPDLHALRRERLAEYKKNPMQECTEHGACNCVSSACSDGCCS